The window AGTGTTCCAAAACTGTAGGCCGCGATGAATTCGTACAGCGTCGAGCTGTCCGTCACCTCGAAGGCCTTAGGTATGTACATCCGTGCCTCCGCGAGCTGATAGCCCGATCAAATGCCACTGACTGACGCCTCGAACGCAAGCGAATCCTTCAGGAGCGACCTGGGGACAACCCGAAATTGCGAATTGCGTCTTCCAGTTCCTTGGTCTGGTCCATCGAGCTGGAGCAGGAAGTTCCGGCGCAGACTCTGGCACTGACCGTACCACGGTCGTGGGGGCCGGTGGCGCCATCCATCGGCATCAAGATTTTGCCAGGACGATAGACCGCTTCGGCTGCCGCCAGCATGCTTTGCGTGCGCGGGTCGGCCGGTCCCCCCGCGACCTGAACCAGGGCGTCGCCATGGCCACGCTCGGCCAAGGCGCGCCCGACCGTAGCCAACATCATGCCGGCGCGAGCGCTGATGGGCACGTCGCCCAGCAAGCGCGTGCCGAGGGCGACGGCCTGCTGATCGCGCGACAGCACGCCGAGCACTACCAGATCGCGTGCCAACACCCCTTGCAATGAAGGCGTTTCGCCGTCGTAATAAGCCGCGCTTCCACCTCGCCAATCACCCAAAACCGCCGCTTGACTTTCAGGTTCATGATTGACGACCAAGCCGTTAGAAACGAAATTGCGCGCGATCACCTGCGCCAGCTCGCGGGCTTGGCTCAAATAGCGCGGCTGGCCCGAATCCTGGTAGCCATCCAAAAGCGCATCGAGCAGATAAATTTGATCGGCACCCAGTCCCTGCACCGCGCTCGGCTGGTCAATCACGTGACCATAGCTGCCGTCGGCCAGGCGCGCGTGGGTGGTGAGATAATCCAGGTTGGCCAAAGCGATCTCACGCAAGCGGGGCAGCTTGAAGGTCTCGGCAGCGGCCAGAAAAGCGCCATCCATCAGGGCGTTGCGGTCGGTGAGCAAAGCCGGATCGACTTGGGGTGCCGGTCGGCGGCCACGTGCGGCGAGCAATTGGTCCTTGGCTTGGCGCAATAACCCGCGCGCCTCCTCCAAGCTGAGGTTCAGCTTCTGAGCCACTTGGCTCAGAGCCAGCGGACGATGGAGCACCAAGCCGCCGTCGGCGGCCTGGGCCGGCTGAAATTCCACCCCCAGCGCCAGCGCTGCGACACGATATTGCGCGGGAGAAAGCAGTTTGCGAATTTCCTCCACCTTCCAGGTGTAATAGGCGCCGTCATCGTCCGGCCAGGCGTCGGCGTCCTGGGCGCCATAAAACAGTTTTCGGCTTGGGTCATAAAGCGTGTTAAGAACGTAATCGAGCGTGCCGCGAGCTATCCGCGCGTAAAGCGCGCGCGGATCACGCTCATAGGCGTGGGCGTAAACCTTCACGGCCAGGGCTTGATCGTAGGCCATCTTCTCGAAATGGGGCACCAGCCAAGCCTGGTCAATGGAATAGCGGAAAAAGCCGCCGCCCAACTGATCGTAAACTCCCCCGCGCGCCATCCGCTCCAGGCTGACGGAGGCCATCTGAGCGAAATCCTGCCGGCCCCAGAAGCCCTCGGCCAGAGCCAGTTCCAGGGCGGGGAACTCGTAAAACTTGGGCCCGCCGCCAAAGCTGAAACCGCCGTTGGAACGATCGTAAGCATTCGCGATGCCGCTTAAAATTTCCGCCACCGGGGCGGTGCCATTGTCCTTGCCCTTGAGCGGCACGTCCTTGCCAATCCTTTGCTTGAGGGCACTGGCGGCGTTGTCCAGCTTGGCGCGCTGAGTTTTATACTGCGCGGCGATCTGCTTGAGCACCGCCGCCATCGTCGGCCCCTCGCCCGAACCCAATCCATGCTCATGCTCGGGTAAGTAGCCGTAAGCCGCGAAAAGCGAGCCATCGGGCAGAGTAAAGCAGGTCAGTGGCCATCCGCCCGCGCCAGCGAAGTCAGCGGCCGCATGCTGGTAGTAGCTGTCAATATCGGGGCGCAGATCGCGATCGACCCGAATCGGCACGAACTCCTGGTTGATCACGGCCGCCACCGCAGGATCGGAATAAGTCTTGGAATCCATCACCCGGCACCAATGGCACCAAGTCGCGCCAATATCGAGCAGCACCGGCCGATCCAGCTTGCGTGCCAGCGCGAAACTTTGGTCGTCAAAGGGCTGCCAGCGCACGGCCGCGCTCGCGCTTTGGCGAAGGTAGAGGCTGGGAGAATTGGCCAGCGAACCCAGCGGCAGCGGATTGGAAGTTCGCACGGCGGCCGGGGCGGGATGCGCCGAAGCGACACTTGCGGGCGATAACTTGGGCGGGTCGGCAAAAACCCTCGCCCCGCCCACCACACCGAGTAACAGGAGGGTTAACAGCCATGAGTGGTGGCGCGGCGCCTGGTGAGAGTCTCGGAGCATTGCGGAATCCTATCCTAGCAAATCGCCTTGAATCGCGCCCACCTCCCCTGTTCCTATACGGGACGAGGACGACGGGGCGGTTTTGATGCGCCCGCGACAATCACCTATATTACCTGCAAGTGCGCCGGCCGCACGGAGCGATCTTATCCGCTCATGCCTCAACCATCAAAAAGCTATCGCCCAAAAAGCAATCACCCTGCTGCCCAGCGCCCAAACAAGCGAACCGGGGCAAGGCGACATCAGCTAGCGGCGGCCATGGTGGTGGTCATGTTCGCGGTCGGCTTCGCGATGGTCTTTCGTTTCCACCCCGCCCGCGTTGTCTATTTTCCACCTGCGCCCGCTAATGCCCCGCCTGGCGCTCCGGGCAGCGCCCCGCATTTGGCGCCGGGCCCCGCTCCGGAATCCGCACCCCCTCTGGCCGCGGCGCCAGCAGCGGCTAGCGGGATGAGCGCGGCGGAAGAGCGCATCCTGGCCGACGTCAATCAGGCCCGCGCCAACTACGGCTTAAACCCCCTGGTTCCAATGGCGGCCTTGACGGCGGTAGCGCGCGCGCACAGTCGCGACATGGCGACGCACGACTACTTCGCCCACGATAGTCCCGGCCACGGTAGCGCCGAACAGCGCATCGCGGCTGCGGGAATCCACTATCTGATGATGGGGGAAAACATCTACACCGAGACCTATCCCAACTCCGAGGGGCTGGCTCAGCGCGCGGTGCAGGGATGGCTGCACAGCCCACCCCATCGCAAAAACATGCTTTCTCCCAGCTTCAACCGCACCGGAATCGGAATCGCCCGCACCCCTGGCGGCACCAGCTACGTCACCCAGGACTTCGTCGAGCAATAATATGGAGCTGGCGCATTTACTCGATTTGGCCGGCGCGCATGCTAGCGCACGCGCACTGCAGGTAGCGCTCAAGCTGGGCCTGTTCGAAGCCCTGGCCGATGGCCCGATAGAAGCGGCTGAGCTGGCCCGACGACTGGGCGCGGTAGCGCGCGAAACCGAGCTTTTGGCCAACGCTTTGGTAGCGCTGGGAGTCTTGAACAAGTCGGCCGGCCATTTCGCCCTCAGCCCCGCCGCGCGCCGCTTTCTGCTCCGTTCCTCGCCTCGTTATGCCGGGGGCATGATTGAGTTCGACGAATTCATCTTTCCGCTCTTCACTCGCTTGGAAGAATGCGTACGCCAGGGCGCCCCGGCGCGCCGCCCGGACATGTTCCAAAACGACCCAGAGGAAACCCGCCGCTTTATTCTGGCAATGGATTCCCTGGTGCGGGCGCGCGGCGACGCCGAATACCTGGCCGAACACCTGGAGCTGGCCGGCGTCAATACCATAGCCGACATCGGCGGCGGCCCCGCCACCTACATGCTGGCGCTGCTCGCGCGCTACCCGGCCTTGCGCGCCGCCATCCTGGACCTGCCCGCCAGCCTGCAAGTGGCCCGCCAATTACTGACCGTGCAGCCCGCCGAGGTACGCCAGCGACTTGAACTGGTGGAATTCGATTACCGCCGCGACGAATTGCCAGCAGCGGTGGACGCCATCTTTTTATCCAACATCGTGCATGGCGAGGATGAGGCGGTTAATCGCGCCCTGATGGCGCGCTGCTTTCGCGGCTTGGCGCCGGGTGGGCGAGTGATTATCAAGGACCACGTCATGAGCGAGGATCTGCTGGAGCCAGCCGCAGGCGCGCTGTTCTCGCTCTACCTGATGCTGGCAACGCGGGGACGCGATTATAGCTTCAAGGAAATCGAGGCTTGGGTGCGCCAGGCTGGTTTTGGCAAGTTGGAATGGCGACGATTGCCTGCGCCACCCTTCAACTCTTCATTGATTCTGGCATGGAAGGACGGCAACCGTATGCCGGTAGCCAATTGAGCAACGGAAGCAGATTTTGAAGATAACATTTTTAGTGGAGTGGTCGTGTGCCACCGCTCGCATGGCGCTTTACCTGGCCTTACTCCTGCCGCTTGGGGGATGTGCCGCCGGTAGCATTGTTTCCGCCGCCGCCGGCATGGGAGTGCAAACCGTGGTAGCGGGCGGTGTGGTGGGCGCCACCGCGATCGAAGGCGAGGACAAGGTAACGGAGGATCCTGAGGATCAGGCGGCTCGCTGCGATCAATTAGCCAGCGCCCCGCCCCTGGTGCTGGCTCTGCAAGGCGCCGAACTGACGCCATGGGCGCTGTCGCAATCCGGTTCGCGCGGCGAGTGGATGCCGGTGGTAAATGGCAGCGCGATCGGGCTGAATGCTTTGACCTTCAGTCCTCCCCTATCCGACCCGGTCGACCCCGAAAAGCGCATGTTTTTGGTTTACGCTCCGGTCCAGGCCGATACCATCGCCGACAA of the Candidatus Binataceae bacterium genome contains:
- a CDS encoding methyltransferase, with amino-acid sequence MELAHLLDLAGAHASARALQVALKLGLFEALADGPIEAAELARRLGAVARETELLANALVALGVLNKSAGHFALSPAARRFLLRSSPRYAGGMIEFDEFIFPLFTRLEECVRQGAPARRPDMFQNDPEETRRFILAMDSLVRARGDAEYLAEHLELAGVNTIADIGGGPATYMLALLARYPALRAAILDLPASLQVARQLLTVQPAEVRQRLELVEFDYRRDELPAAVDAIFLSNIVHGEDEAVNRALMARCFRGLAPGGRVIIKDHVMSEDLLEPAAGALFSLYLMLATRGRDYSFKEIEAWVRQAGFGKLEWRRLPAPPFNSSLILAWKDGNRMPVAN
- a CDS encoding DUF255 domain-containing protein is translated as MLRDSHQAPRHHSWLLTLLLLGVVGGARVFADPPKLSPASVASAHPAPAAVRTSNPLPLGSLANSPSLYLRQSASAAVRWQPFDDQSFALARKLDRPVLLDIGATWCHWCRVMDSKTYSDPAVAAVINQEFVPIRVDRDLRPDIDSYYQHAAADFAGAGGWPLTCFTLPDGSLFAAYGYLPEHEHGLGSGEGPTMAAVLKQIAAQYKTQRAKLDNAASALKQRIGKDVPLKGKDNGTAPVAEILSGIANAYDRSNGGFSFGGGPKFYEFPALELALAEGFWGRQDFAQMASVSLERMARGGVYDQLGGGFFRYSIDQAWLVPHFEKMAYDQALAVKVYAHAYERDPRALYARIARGTLDYVLNTLYDPSRKLFYGAQDADAWPDDDGAYYTWKVEEIRKLLSPAQYRVAALALGVEFQPAQAADGGLVLHRPLALSQVAQKLNLSLEEARGLLRQAKDQLLAARGRRPAPQVDPALLTDRNALMDGAFLAAAETFKLPRLREIALANLDYLTTHARLADGSYGHVIDQPSAVQGLGADQIYLLDALLDGYQDSGQPRYLSQARELAQVIARNFVSNGLVVNHEPESQAAVLGDWRGGSAAYYDGETPSLQGVLARDLVVLGVLSRDQQAVALGTRLLGDVPISARAGMMLATVGRALAERGHGDALVQVAGGPADPRTQSMLAAAEAVYRPGKILMPMDGATGPHDRGTVSARVCAGTSCSSSMDQTKELEDAIRNFGLSPGRS
- a CDS encoding CAP domain-containing protein translates to MSAAEERILADVNQARANYGLNPLVPMAALTAVARAHSRDMATHDYFAHDSPGHGSAEQRIAAAGIHYLMMGENIYTETYPNSEGLAQRAVQGWLHSPPHRKNMLSPSFNRTGIGIARTPGGTSYVTQDFVEQ